Proteins encoded in a region of the Mucilaginibacter sabulilitoris genome:
- a CDS encoding TIGR01777 family oxidoreductase gives MNILITGGSGLLGRQLTRALLGKGYTVSHLSRKQGNNPQVKTYVWDVHKGIIDEHCIDGIDTIVHLAGAGIADKRWTESRKKELINSRTESIRLIYNLLKKKEHQVTSVISASGIGYYSNRGDELVTESSPPLNDFISRCCIEWENAVDEGGQLGLRTLKFRTGVVLDKDGGALPQLALPVKLYVGSPIGNGKQWIPWIHWFDVLNMYLFGIENKGLKGVYNMVAPNPVTNKQLTQAIAKQLHKPLWAPNVPTFVLKLMLGEMSTIVLTGTKVSAQKIQDAGFNFKFTEVATALNEIYG, from the coding sequence ATGAACATATTAATAACAGGTGGATCGGGTTTATTGGGCAGGCAGCTTACCAGGGCCTTGTTAGGTAAGGGGTACACAGTAAGTCACTTAAGCCGTAAGCAGGGCAATAATCCGCAGGTAAAAACCTATGTATGGGATGTTCATAAAGGCATTATTGATGAGCATTGCATAGATGGAATTGATACCATAGTACACCTGGCAGGCGCCGGCATAGCCGATAAACGCTGGACCGAAAGCCGTAAAAAAGAATTGATCAATAGCCGTACCGAATCGATTAGGTTAATATACAATCTGCTTAAAAAAAAGGAACACCAGGTAACCTCTGTTATATCGGCATCGGGCATTGGTTACTATAGTAACCGTGGCGATGAGCTGGTGACAGAATCAAGTCCGCCGTTAAATGATTTTATTTCACGTTGCTGTATAGAATGGGAAAATGCCGTTGATGAAGGCGGGCAACTTGGCCTGCGTACATTGAAATTTCGCACAGGAGTGGTGCTTGACAAAGATGGCGGGGCATTACCCCAACTGGCCTTACCGGTAAAGCTATATGTAGGTTCGCCAATAGGCAATGGCAAACAGTGGATACCCTGGATACACTGGTTCGATGTATTAAACATGTACTTGTTCGGTATCGAAAACAAGGGGCTCAAAGGCGTTTACAATATGGTGGCCCCCAACCCGGTTACCAATAAGCAATTAACGCAGGCCATAGCCAAACAACTGCATAAGCCTTTATGGGCACCCAATGTGCCCACATTTGTACTTAAACTGATGTTAGGCGAAATGAGCACCATCGTTTTAACTGGGACAAAGGTATCAGCACAGAAAATTCAGGATGCGGGCTTTAACTTTAAATTCACTGAAGTAGCTACAGCGTTAAATGAAATTTATGGATAA